The Flavobacterium sp. HJ-32-4 genome contains a region encoding:
- a CDS encoding YifB family Mg chelatase-like AAA ATPase, producing the protein MLTKVFGSAVFGVEATTITVEVNIDKGIGYHLVGLPDNAVKESSFRIAAALKNNEYALPGKKITINMAPADMRKEGSAYDLTLAIGILAASGQIPSEDVGNYIIMGELSLDGSLQPIRGALPIAIKAKEDGFKGFFLPKQNVNEAAIVAGLDVYGVENVTEVIDFFEGKGVLEPTVIDTRAEFYRTLDFPEFDFSDVKGQESIKRCMEIAAAGGHNLILIGPPGAGKTMLAKRLPSILPPMTLREALETTKIHSVAGKVKEAGLMNQRPFRSPHHTISNVALVGGGSFPQPGEISMAHNGVLFLDELPEFKREVLEVMRQPLEDREVTISRAKFTVTYPCSFMLVASMNPSPGGFFNDPDAPVTTSQQEMQRYMGKISGPLLDRIDIHIEVTPVPFEKLSDERKAESSSEIRQRVTAARERQSARFATVDGVHYNAQMSTRLIREYCKLDDASLGLLKAAMERLNLSARAYDRILKVSRTIADLAAAEAICPEHIAEAIQYRSLDREGWLG; encoded by the coding sequence TGGAAGCGCGGTTTTTGGGGTAGAGGCTACGACCATCACGGTCGAGGTCAATATCGATAAAGGAATTGGGTACCACCTGGTCGGACTCCCCGACAATGCAGTCAAGGAAAGTAGTTTCCGGATTGCGGCGGCGTTGAAGAACAATGAGTATGCCCTTCCGGGGAAGAAAATCACCATCAACATGGCGCCGGCCGATATGCGTAAGGAGGGGTCGGCTTACGACCTGACGCTGGCGATTGGCATTCTGGCGGCGTCTGGGCAGATACCTTCGGAAGACGTCGGGAACTATATCATCATGGGGGAATTGTCGCTCGACGGAAGCCTGCAGCCGATTCGCGGTGCGCTCCCGATTGCGATCAAGGCCAAGGAAGATGGATTTAAGGGTTTTTTCCTGCCTAAACAGAATGTAAACGAGGCGGCCATCGTAGCCGGACTCGACGTATACGGAGTTGAGAATGTTACGGAGGTGATCGACTTTTTTGAAGGAAAAGGCGTGTTGGAACCGACGGTTATCGACACACGGGCCGAGTTTTACCGCACCCTCGATTTTCCGGAGTTTGATTTTTCGGATGTCAAAGGACAGGAAAGCATCAAGCGCTGTATGGAAATCGCGGCAGCGGGCGGCCATAACCTGATACTGATCGGGCCTCCGGGGGCGGGAAAGACGATGTTGGCGAAGCGGTTGCCCAGTATACTGCCGCCGATGACCCTCCGCGAAGCACTTGAAACAACGAAAATACATAGCGTAGCCGGCAAAGTAAAAGAAGCCGGCTTAATGAACCAGCGGCCCTTCCGCAGTCCGCATCACACGATCTCGAACGTCGCCCTCGTAGGCGGCGGGAGCTTCCCGCAACCGGGAGAAATCTCCATGGCACACAATGGGGTTCTGTTCCTGGATGAGCTTCCGGAATTCAAACGGGAAGTGCTCGAAGTGATGCGGCAGCCGCTGGAAGACCGCGAAGTGACGATTTCACGCGCGAAATTTACGGTTACCTATCCCTGCTCGTTTATGTTGGTGGCGAGCATGAACCCGAGTCCAGGTGGTTTTTTCAACGACCCCGACGCGCCGGTGACGACCTCACAGCAGGAAATGCAGCGGTATATGGGAAAAATATCCGGCCCGTTGCTGGATCGCATCGACATCCATATTGAAGTGACGCCCGTTCCATTTGAGAAACTGTCGGACGAGCGAAAGGCCGAAAGCAGTTCTGAAATCCGCCAGCGTGTGACCGCCGCCCGAGAACGACAATCTGCGCGGTTTGCTACGGTTGATGGCGTGCACTACAACGCGCAAATGTCGACGCGGTTGATTCGTGAATACTGCAAACTCGACGACGCGTCATTAGGCTTATTGAAAGCGGCCATGGAACGTCTCAATCTCTCCGCCCGGGCGTATGACCGTATCCTCAAGGTCTCACGGACTATTGCCGATTTGGCGGCTGCCGAAGCGATTTGTCCGGAACACATCGCCGAAGCGATTCAATACCGCAGCTTGGATCGGGAGGGGTGGTTGGGGTAG
- a CDS encoding AbrB/MazE/SpoVT family DNA-binding domain-containing protein: MDVSVIAIGNSKGIRLSKNLLEKYNITDKVELILEKGYIILKPKSEPRAGWEHAFKKMNENGDDHLLVDDVFEDENLEEWR; the protein is encoded by the coding sequence ATGGATGTATCTGTAATCGCCATCGGAAACTCGAAGGGCATTCGCTTGTCGAAAAACCTACTGGAAAAATACAACATCACAGATAAAGTGGAGCTGATTCTGGAAAAAGGCTACATCATTCTAAAGCCTAAATCCGAACCAAGGGCGGGTTGGGAGCACGCTTTTAAGAAAATGAACGAAAACGGTGATGATCATTTGTTGGTCGACGATGTTTTCGAAGACGAAAATCTTGAAGAATGGAGGTAA
- a CDS encoding type II toxin-antitoxin system PemK/MazF family toxin: MEVSQYQIVLVNLDPTIGSEMKKTRPCVIISPDEMNRYLTTIVIAPMTSSSKSYPTRVEVRHENKKGWIVLDQIRTVDRRRIVKVLGDLSEKEFKKVKEVLRETFVD, encoded by the coding sequence ATGGAGGTAAGTCAATATCAGATTGTTTTAGTAAATCTTGACCCAACAATCGGAAGTGAAATGAAAAAAACACGTCCTTGTGTCATCATTTCTCCGGATGAAATGAACAGATATCTTACGACAATTGTTATTGCCCCTATGACCAGCAGTTCGAAATCCTATCCGACGCGGGTTGAAGTGCGTCATGAAAATAAAAAAGGATGGATCGTGCTTGATCAAATTCGCACCGTCGACAGGCGGAGAATTGTAAAAGTGCTAGGGGACTTATCCGAAAAAGAGTTCAAAAAAGTTAAAGAAGTGTTGCGGGAAACATTTGTAGACTAA
- a CDS encoding response regulator produces MNTDTLRILIVDDNAINLMLMKTLLKSITPQAEISEARDGEAAVSFTRIQQPDLIFMDIRMPIMDGLEATRTIRREVTGNAIRIIGLSAANTEEEKRQAVDAGMDDYLVKPVGRADIESLLAERA; encoded by the coding sequence ATGAATACCGACACGCTGCGCATCCTGATTGTTGACGACAATGCTATCAACCTGATGCTGATGAAAACACTGCTGAAATCCATTACGCCGCAGGCCGAAATTTCGGAAGCCCGCGACGGCGAAGCAGCAGTATCGTTTACCCGCATACAACAACCCGACCTCATCTTTATGGACATTCGCATGCCCATCATGGACGGGCTTGAGGCAACGCGCACCATACGACGTGAGGTGACCGGTAATGCCATTCGTATCATCGGCCTGTCGGCAGCCAACACCGAAGAGGAAAAACGCCAGGCGGTAGACGCCGGTATGGACGACTATCTCGTAAAGCCTGTGGGCCGGGCCGATATTGAGAGCCTTTTAGCCGAGCGGGCGTAA
- a CDS encoding aldehyde dehydrogenase: protein MHSKYDIAHRKRTLERLLGAIEAHEHEIVEALYHDFRKPAFEAVATETGYVLGVLRKTIRNLESWARPEKVRSSLLNFRSSDYIYKEPYGKVLIIAPWNYPFQLAMAPLIAAIAAGNSVVLKPSELAPDTSVLVAKIVREVFEVEHAVAILGGPAVAEDLLRKRWDYIFFTGSTRVGHLVAKAAAEHLTPVTLELGGKNPCVVDASADLALTARRIVWGKFLNAGQTCIAPDYIVVKSHIRRLLAHEMKKVIIEMYSADPSKSPDFARIINLDHFDRLTKLIDADKVVFGGTTKREERYIAPTLLLEDDLDSELMKDETFGPLLPILEYDTEKDLDRILGRYGKPLAFYVFTDHRSFAEGLIRKWSFGGGAVNDTIIHFSNDRLPFGGVGASGMGAYHGKRSFDTFSHHKPVVYRRKWPDVDLRYPPYGTKIKLLQRLLKWIS from the coding sequence ATGCACTCGAAATACGACATCGCGCATCGCAAACGCACCCTCGAACGTTTGTTAGGGGCGATAGAAGCCCATGAACATGAGATTGTCGAAGCGCTGTACCACGACTTTCGCAAGCCGGCGTTTGAAGCCGTTGCGACCGAAACCGGTTATGTGTTGGGCGTGTTGCGGAAAACGATTCGAAACCTCGAGTCGTGGGCCCGGCCGGAGAAGGTGCGTTCGTCGCTGCTGAATTTCCGTTCTTCCGATTACATTTATAAAGAACCATACGGCAAGGTGCTGATCATCGCCCCGTGGAACTATCCGTTCCAACTGGCGATGGCGCCCCTCATCGCCGCTATTGCCGCGGGTAATTCCGTGGTGCTGAAACCCTCTGAACTGGCACCCGACACCTCAGTGCTTGTTGCCAAGATCGTACGTGAAGTGTTTGAAGTCGAACATGCCGTAGCCATCCTGGGGGGACCCGCCGTAGCGGAAGACCTGCTCCGGAAACGCTGGGACTATATCTTCTTCACTGGCAGCACCCGTGTGGGGCACCTCGTCGCCAAAGCGGCAGCCGAGCACCTGACTCCGGTAACGCTTGAATTAGGCGGGAAAAACCCTTGTGTGGTAGACGCATCCGCTGACCTCGCCCTAACGGCGCGGCGTATTGTTTGGGGAAAATTCCTGAACGCCGGACAAACCTGCATCGCACCCGATTACATCGTGGTCAAGTCGCACATACGACGGTTATTGGCCCACGAGATGAAGAAAGTCATCATCGAAATGTACTCCGCCGATCCGTCAAAGTCGCCTGATTTCGCGAGAATCATCAACCTTGACCATTTCGACCGACTCACAAAACTGATAGACGCAGACAAAGTCGTTTTCGGTGGCACGACCAAACGCGAGGAACGCTACATCGCGCCCACGTTGCTACTCGAAGATGATCTTGACAGCGAACTAATGAAAGACGAAACCTTCGGTCCGCTGCTTCCCATCCTGGAGTACGACACCGAAAAAGATCTCGACCGCATTCTCGGACGTTACGGGAAGCCCTTGGCTTTCTATGTCTTTACTGACCATCGCTCGTTTGCCGAGGGCTTGATCCGAAAATGGTCGTTTGGCGGTGGCGCCGTTAACGACACCATTATACATTTCAGTAACGACCGGCTGCCTTTTGGCGGTGTGGGTGCTTCCGGAATGGGCGCCTATCACGGTAAACGCAGCTTCGATACGTTTAGCCACCACAAACCTGTGGTGTATCGACGTAAGTGGCCCGACGTCGACCTTCGCTACCCGCCGTACGGAACCAAAATCAAATTGTTGCAACGCCTTCTAAAATGGATTTCCTGA
- a CDS encoding RluA family pseudouridine synthase has translation MKLRSDSHNLQVLYEDNHLIVVNKRVGDIVQGDKTGDTPLSDVVKAYIKEKYQKPGEVFLGVVHRLDRPTTGIVVFARTSKALERLNALFQKRELSKTYWAAVKNRPTPPDGSLTHYLTRNTKSNTAKAHTKEVPESKKALLDYRTLHLLEHYTVLEIELHTGRHHQIRAQLAAIGCPIKGDLKYGADRSNPDGGIHLHARRIAFTHPVSKEPITLVAPLPSDPIWNALKAD, from the coding sequence ATGAAACTACGGTCAGATAGCCACAACCTCCAGGTTTTATATGAAGATAACCACCTGATTGTCGTCAACAAACGGGTGGGTGACATTGTGCAGGGCGACAAAACGGGTGATACGCCCCTGAGCGATGTGGTAAAAGCTTATATCAAAGAGAAATACCAGAAGCCAGGCGAGGTATTTTTGGGCGTGGTGCACCGCCTTGACCGCCCTACCACGGGAATTGTGGTGTTTGCGCGTACATCCAAAGCGTTGGAGCGACTGAATGCGCTGTTCCAGAAACGGGAACTTTCGAAAACCTACTGGGCCGCGGTCAAAAACCGCCCTACCCCACCCGATGGGTCGCTGACGCATTACCTGACCCGCAATACGAAAAGCAATACGGCAAAAGCCCATACCAAAGAGGTTCCGGAAAGCAAAAAAGCCCTGCTCGACTACCGCACCCTGCACCTCCTCGAACATTACACCGTTTTGGAGATCGAGCTGCACACGGGTCGGCACCACCAGATACGGGCCCAACTTGCCGCTATCGGCTGCCCGATCAAAGGTGATCTGAAATACGGCGCCGACCGCAGCAATCCCGACGGCGGTATCCACCTGCACGCGCGCCGGATTGCCTTCACACATCCCGTGTCAAAAGAACCCATCACGCTGGTAGCACCGTTGCCCTCCGATCCAATCTGGAACGCGTTGAAAGCCGATTGA
- the panB gene encoding 3-methyl-2-oxobutanoate hydroxymethyltransferase — MSVAKKDYKRVTTRSLIEMKHNGEKISMLTAYDFTMARIVDTAGVDVILVGDSASNVMAGHETTLPITLDQMIYHASAVVRAAQRALVVVDLPFGSYQSDPKEALRSAIRIMKESGGHAVKLEGGAEIKESIKRILNAGIPVMGHLGLTPQSIYKFGTYTVRAKEEAEAEKLLEDAKTLEKLGCFALVLEKIPAQLAAKVAKEITIPVIGIGAGGHVDGQVLVIHDMLGMNNEFSPRFLRRYLNLYDQMTGAIGQYVADVKSSDFPNEKEQY, encoded by the coding sequence ATGTCGGTTGCCAAAAAAGATTACAAACGCGTCACGACCCGCTCGCTGATTGAAATGAAACACAACGGCGAGAAAATCTCGATGCTCACCGCCTACGATTTTACCATGGCCCGCATCGTCGATACGGCCGGTGTCGATGTCATCCTCGTGGGGGATTCCGCATCGAATGTCATGGCCGGACACGAAACGACGCTGCCTATTACACTCGACCAGATGATCTACCACGCCTCGGCCGTCGTACGCGCCGCACAACGGGCGCTGGTGGTCGTCGACCTGCCGTTCGGCAGCTACCAATCCGATCCGAAAGAGGCACTTCGGTCCGCCATCCGGATCATGAAAGAAAGTGGCGGGCACGCAGTTAAACTCGAAGGCGGGGCTGAAATCAAAGAATCCATCAAACGCATACTCAACGCCGGTATTCCGGTTATGGGCCACCTGGGGCTCACTCCCCAATCGATCTATAAATTCGGTACCTACACCGTCCGGGCGAAAGAAGAAGCTGAAGCCGAAAAGTTATTGGAAGACGCGAAAACACTCGAAAAACTGGGTTGTTTCGCGCTCGTACTTGAAAAAATACCGGCGCAGTTAGCCGCGAAAGTGGCAAAAGAAATCACGATTCCTGTCATTGGAATCGGGGCAGGCGGGCATGTCGACGGCCAGGTATTGGTCATCCACGACATGCTGGGGATGAACAACGAGTTCAGTCCGCGCTTCCTCCGTCGCTACCTCAACCTCTACGACCAAATGACGGGGGCCATCGGACAATATGTTGCCGATGTGAAAAGCAGTGACTTCCCGAACGAAAAGGAACAATACTGA
- a CDS encoding nuclear transport factor 2 family protein — protein sequence MKAIFTCMALAMVALASAQEQEVEQAVTDFFVAFHAKDTVAMRRAFHKELALQSISETPKGPVVTTETAKEMLAAIAGIPEGVVFEERLLAWKIDIDGSLAHAWVTYDFYVNGKRSHGGVDSFTLVKEGTAGGWKILHLADTRHN from the coding sequence ATGAAAGCGATTTTTACCTGCATGGCACTGGCCATGGTAGCACTGGCATCGGCCCAGGAGCAGGAAGTGGAACAGGCCGTAACGGATTTCTTCGTCGCGTTCCATGCCAAAGATACGGTGGCAATGCGGCGCGCTTTCCACAAAGAACTCGCATTACAATCCATCTCTGAAACGCCGAAAGGCCCTGTGGTGACCACCGAGACGGCGAAAGAAATGCTGGCAGCCATAGCCGGCATTCCGGAAGGCGTGGTGTTCGAAGAGCGGCTACTGGCCTGGAAGATCGACATCGATGGCAGCCTGGCCCACGCCTGGGTCACCTACGACTTTTACGTCAATGGGAAACGGAGCCACGGGGGCGTCGATTCATTTACACTGGTAAAGGAAGGGACGGCTGGAGGCTGGAAAATCCTGCATTTGGCGGATACCCGCCACAACTAA
- a CDS encoding TonB-dependent receptor: MSIEIKLKGDKVIETIPSTKDKALRINLNENIYGTFAEIGAGQETVRHFFRAGGSSGTIAKAMSAYDKDFSDAIYGEEVDGRYVTESRLKKMLEHEVALIERRLKREKHPNKLFFSYANTVATIDFAKQYKGHGWVGIKYQIEPDEDYNEIIIHIRFRETDARLQQETLGILGVNLIYGAFYKYNDPKKLLRYLYDHLDKDQLEIDTINFAGPRFANVDNRLMSLQLVKNGMTDAVMFGPDGQNVLPAAILYKKNILALRGSFRPVTKVNMDMYEKSYQMFLQENKVEKDNTLVIFEITLSNLRSEGEIDERDFMDRAELLCSLGQTVMISNFQEYFKVVEYFSNYTKARMGLAMGVNNLVDIFDEKYYRHLSGGILEAFGKLFYRDLKVFLYPMLGEEGELINSENLKVHPRMKELYKFFKFNGKVVDIEEFDPGHLNIFSREVLKMITRGAQGWEAMLPEGVAELIKEHHLFGYEPNSIPEQLTS; encoded by the coding sequence ATGAGCATCGAGATCAAACTCAAAGGTGATAAAGTCATCGAGACGATTCCGTCTACCAAGGACAAAGCCCTCCGGATCAACCTGAACGAAAACATCTACGGGACGTTTGCCGAAATCGGTGCCGGACAGGAAACCGTGCGTCATTTTTTCCGCGCTGGTGGCTCCTCCGGAACCATAGCGAAAGCGATGTCGGCCTATGACAAAGATTTCAGTGACGCGATTTACGGCGAGGAAGTAGACGGGCGCTACGTTACCGAAAGCCGCCTCAAGAAAATGCTCGAACATGAGGTCGCGCTGATTGAAAGACGCCTCAAACGCGAAAAACATCCGAACAAACTGTTTTTCAGCTACGCCAATACGGTCGCCACGATCGATTTCGCCAAACAATACAAAGGCCACGGATGGGTCGGCATCAAATACCAGATCGAACCTGACGAAGATTACAACGAAATCATCATCCACATCCGGTTCAGGGAAACCGATGCGCGCCTCCAGCAGGAAACGCTTGGTATACTGGGTGTCAACCTGATCTACGGCGCGTTTTACAAATACAACGACCCGAAGAAATTACTGCGGTACCTCTACGACCACCTCGACAAAGACCAATTGGAGATTGATACAATCAATTTCGCTGGTCCGCGTTTCGCCAACGTCGACAACCGTCTGATGTCCTTGCAACTCGTCAAGAACGGTATGACCGATGCGGTGATGTTCGGTCCGGACGGACAGAACGTATTGCCCGCCGCCATCCTTTACAAAAAGAACATCCTGGCACTCCGCGGCAGTTTCCGTCCGGTGACGAAAGTCAATATGGACATGTACGAGAAGTCGTATCAGATGTTCCTGCAGGAAAACAAAGTAGAGAAAGACAATACGCTGGTGATTTTCGAGATCACCCTGTCCAACCTCCGTTCAGAAGGCGAAATCGACGAACGCGACTTCATGGATCGGGCGGAGCTTCTGTGTTCTCTTGGCCAGACGGTTATGATATCGAACTTCCAGGAGTACTTTAAAGTAGTGGAGTACTTCTCCAACTACACCAAAGCCCGCATGGGACTCGCGATGGGTGTCAACAACCTGGTCGATATCTTCGATGAAAAATACTACCGTCACCTCAGCGGCGGCATCCTGGAAGCGTTTGGAAAACTGTTCTATCGCGACCTAAAAGTATTCCTCTACCCGATGTTGGGCGAAGAGGGCGAACTCATCAATTCGGAGAACCTCAAGGTGCATCCGCGTATGAAAGAGCTATATAAGTTCTTCAAGTTCAATGGAAAAGTGGTCGATATCGAAGAGTTCGATCCGGGTCACCTGAACATCTTCTCACGTGAAGTGCTCAAGATGATCACCCGCGGTGCCCAGGGTTGGGAAGCCATGTTGCCGGAAGGTGTGGCCGAACTCATTAAAGAGCACCACCTCTTTGGGTACGAACCCAACAGTATTCCCGAGCAATTGACGTCCTGA
- a CDS encoding MBL fold metallo-hydrolase — translation MKVYFLGTGTSQGIPVIGSDHPVCRSADPRDRRLRVSVWIQVEDVSLVVDCGPDFRQQMLTSGCHHIDALLFTHEHADHTAGLDDIRPYNFRQGAMPVYAHRRVLDNLERRFDYIFETENRYPGAPSVETFEIRSGTSFQVKGLDILPIDTLHGDLQVFGFRIGDFAYLTDVKTIEPREMAKLEGVKVLVVNALRFEPHATHFNLDEALAFIRQIAPERTYLTHISHHFGFHADVQHMLPDGVFLAYDNLEITL, via the coding sequence TTGAAAGTCTATTTCCTTGGTACCGGCACCTCACAGGGTATTCCTGTCATCGGAAGCGATCATCCGGTGTGTCGAAGTGCCGATCCGCGTGATCGCCGCCTTCGTGTATCGGTCTGGATACAAGTGGAAGACGTCTCACTCGTCGTCGACTGCGGCCCCGATTTCCGGCAGCAGATGCTTACCTCAGGCTGCCACCATATCGATGCCCTTCTCTTTACCCACGAACACGCCGACCACACCGCGGGGCTCGACGATATCCGTCCCTATAACTTCCGTCAGGGCGCGATGCCGGTGTATGCCCATCGTCGTGTGCTCGACAATCTCGAGCGCCGCTTCGACTACATCTTTGAAACGGAAAACCGGTATCCGGGTGCGCCGTCGGTCGAAACGTTTGAGATACGGTCGGGGACATCCTTCCAGGTCAAAGGGCTAGACATCCTTCCCATCGATACGCTGCACGGAGATCTTCAGGTGTTCGGGTTTCGTATCGGCGATTTTGCCTATTTGACGGATGTGAAGACCATCGAACCCCGTGAAATGGCGAAATTAGAAGGAGTAAAGGTGTTGGTCGTGAACGCCTTACGATTCGAGCCCCACGCTACGCATTTCAACCTCGACGAAGCGTTGGCCTTCATCCGGCAGATTGCCCCCGAGCGCACCTACCTTACCCACATCAGCCACCATTTCGGTTTTCATGCCGACGTGCAGCACATGTTGCCGGATGGCGTATTTTTGGCCTATGATAATTTAGAAATCACCTTATAA
- a CDS encoding alpha/beta hydrolase codes for MSLYHLIRKPATLKEKNPLLLLLHGYGSNEEDLFSFAGELPQDAFVVSARAPYSTGYGGFAWYTIYFDRGPEKFSDENEARDSRDRIVAFLDELLAQHPIDPDDVTLIGFSQGSILSHAVALSYPAKIRRVAALSGYLNTALMTEGFAQQSFEHQRFFLSHGSVDQVIPVDWARQAKPALDQLGITNEYREYPVGHGVAPQNFFDLRDWLERTRK; via the coding sequence ATGTCGCTGTACCACCTGATCCGCAAACCGGCTACGCTTAAAGAAAAGAACCCCTTGCTGTTGCTGTTGCACGGCTATGGCAGCAATGAGGAAGACCTTTTTTCTTTTGCCGGAGAATTGCCACAAGACGCGTTTGTGGTTTCGGCCCGCGCACCCTACTCCACTGGATACGGCGGGTTTGCGTGGTATACCATCTACTTCGACCGGGGCCCGGAAAAGTTTTCCGATGAGAACGAAGCCCGTGATTCGCGTGACCGCATCGTGGCGTTCCTTGACGAACTGCTGGCCCAGCATCCGATTGACCCGGACGACGTGACGCTGATCGGTTTCAGCCAGGGAAGTATTCTAAGCCATGCCGTGGCGCTGTCGTATCCGGCTAAAATCCGACGGGTGGCGGCGCTGAGTGGTTACCTCAATACGGCGCTCATGACCGAAGGTTTTGCACAACAGTCATTTGAGCACCAGCGTTTTTTCCTGTCACACGGCAGTGTCGACCAGGTGATTCCGGTCGACTGGGCCCGTCAGGCAAAGCCCGCACTCGACCAATTGGGCATAACGAATGAATACCGTGAATATCCGGTCGGACATGGTGTGGCCCCCCAGAATTTCTTCGATTTGCGGGATTGGCTGGAACGGACGCGGAAGTAG
- a CDS encoding dihydroorotase family protein, whose product MNVTLRHVQIVDPAGPHHGQTADIRIENGTITAIGTGLDAPANEAVTFDNACVSPGWFDSSVSFGEPGFEDRETIANGLHTAARSGFTAVALQPNSYPVIDNQSQVRFVQTQAHGSATRLYPIGALTKNSEGAELAELYDMQRAGAVAFGDYGKSLDNANLLKTALQYVQDFDGRVIAFCQDAYLKGKGFVNEGIVATRLGMKGIPALAEELQVARNLFLLEYTGGRLHLPTLSTARSVALVREAKAKGLNVTCSVTVHHLVLTDEALDSFDTRYKVTPPLRTEADRKALVEAVLDGTIDMITSDHNPLDIELKKLEFDLAKSGTIGLESAFGALLNVLPVDVIVAKLVDGRNAFGLPRPTVAVGAQAELTLFTTKGERVFSATDILSKSKNAIFLNQLMKGRVYGVYAQQKLVINGH is encoded by the coding sequence ATGAACGTAACCCTTCGCCACGTACAGATCGTTGACCCTGCGGGGCCGCATCACGGACAAACGGCCGACATCCGCATCGAAAATGGAACCATTACCGCTATCGGAACCGGACTTGACGCGCCGGCAAACGAAGCGGTGACTTTCGACAATGCCTGTGTGTCGCCCGGATGGTTCGACAGCAGCGTTTCATTTGGTGAACCGGGTTTTGAAGACCGGGAAACCATCGCGAATGGACTCCACACCGCGGCACGCAGCGGCTTCACGGCGGTAGCGCTGCAACCGAACTCCTACCCGGTGATCGACAACCAGTCGCAGGTGCGGTTTGTGCAAACGCAGGCCCATGGATCGGCCACCCGCCTCTACCCTATCGGCGCCCTGACCAAAAACAGCGAAGGCGCGGAACTGGCGGAGCTCTATGATATGCAACGCGCGGGCGCCGTAGCGTTTGGCGACTATGGCAAAAGCCTTGACAATGCAAACCTGTTGAAAACGGCACTGCAATATGTGCAGGATTTCGACGGACGGGTGATCGCGTTTTGCCAGGACGCGTACCTGAAAGGAAAAGGATTTGTGAACGAAGGCATCGTCGCCACGCGGCTCGGCATGAAGGGCATTCCGGCCCTGGCCGAAGAACTGCAGGTGGCGCGCAATCTCTTTTTACTGGAATACACCGGCGGACGTCTGCACCTTCCGACCCTGTCAACGGCCCGCTCGGTGGCACTCGTACGGGAAGCCAAGGCCAAGGGACTGAATGTGACGTGTAGCGTGACGGTGCACCATTTGGTTTTGACGGATGAAGCCCTCGATTCGTTCGATACGCGTTATAAAGTCACCCCTCCGCTTCGCACGGAGGCCGACCGTAAAGCATTGGTGGAAGCGGTTTTGGATGGTACCATCGATATGATTACCTCCGACCATAACCCGCTGGATATTGAACTGAAGAAACTGGAGTTCGACCTGGCCAAAAGCGGCACCATCGGACTCGAAAGCGCGTTCGGCGCCTTGTTGAACGTGCTGCCTGTCGATGTGATTGTCGCAAAGCTGGTGGACGGAAGGAATGCCTTCGGGCTTCCACGACCGACGGTTGCAGTGGGCGCACAAGCCGAGCTGACCTTGTTTACCACCAAAGGGGAACGTGTGTTTTCGGCGACGGATATACTGTCGAAATCGAAGAATGCCATCTTCCTGAACCAACTGATGAAGGGCCGGGTGTATGGCGTGTATGCACAACAAAAACTGGTGATCAATGGCCACTAA